Proteins found in one Pontibacter sp. SGAir0037 genomic segment:
- a CDS encoding cupin domain-containing protein codes for MENKHIIPLFLRSGKHIPNNPDLPLMLYKQVFTDQKNLENKFKASFAEHNWRGTWTNGVFDYHHYHSTAHEVLGVAAGSATIQFGGPEGEKLEVKAGDMVILPAGTGHCRIKASRHFTVVGAYPAGQEKYDICTEEDDAEAKKRQIAQVPLPATDPIEGANGPLLQYWQAKNSRSSFILG; via the coding sequence ATGGAAAACAAACACATCATTCCTCTTTTTCTAAGATCTGGAAAACATATTCCCAATAACCCTGACCTTCCTTTGATGTTATACAAACAGGTTTTTACGGATCAGAAGAATCTGGAAAACAAATTTAAGGCAAGCTTTGCAGAGCATAACTGGCGGGGCACCTGGACGAATGGTGTCTTTGATTACCACCATTACCACAGTACTGCCCATGAAGTTCTTGGGGTGGCTGCAGGTTCGGCAACCATTCAATTTGGCGGACCTGAAGGGGAGAAGCTGGAGGTAAAAGCAGGAGACATGGTTATTTTGCCTGCAGGAACCGGGCATTGCCGTATAAAAGCTTCCCGGCATTTTACTGTTGTAGGTGCTTATCCGGCGGGGCAGGAAAAGTATGACATCTGCACAGAAGAAGATGATGCCGAAGCAAAGAAAAGGCAGATTGCACAGGTACCTTTACCTGCTACAGATCCTATAGAAGGAGCCAACGGCCCCCTATTGCAATACTGGCAGGCAAAAAACAGCCGTAGCTCCTTTATTTTGGGATAA
- a CDS encoding M14 family metallopeptidase yields MIFNLKRFFAFALVLLSMQAAFAQQALQTPEQFLGYQLGTQFTTHARIVDYVNYLAAQAPNRIKVQEYGKTYEGRPLLLAYVANEENLQRLEQVRENNLRQAGVLNGQMQGNQPAIVWLSYNVHGNESVSSEAVLQVLYDLVNPANTQTKAWLQNSVVLLDPCVNPDGRERYVQWYKQTQSVNGNASPFAWEHYEPWPGGRPNHYYFDLNRDWAWQTQIESKQRLAVYNSWLPQVHADFHEMGAESPYYFSPAAKPFHESITPWQRQFQNTIGDYNRQYFDKNNWLYFTRENFDLLYPSYGDTWPTFNGAIGMTYEQGGSGRAGLAYKKLDGDTLTLKDRIAHHHAASLATLQATSEKADQLKQEFKKYHDNNAKNPGGSYKTFVVKNNGGNAGNLQALTDYLDRQQIRYGYANRNLTSRGFNYSTGKEESVKVSQNDLVISMYQPKSTLVKVLFEPSTNLEDSLTYDITSWALPYAFGLEAAALKTRIEPGTGKPAAPSAAVAVERPYAYLARWNNLQDLKFLTQLMQQKVKIRVAEKAFETEGQQYGAGTLIITRTGNESLQEDFDKIVRATAQSNGISLAATTTGFVTNGADFGSGSVRFLKMPKVAVMSGEGVSPYGFGEVWHYFEQQINYPVTVLGTSYFNSVPLHEFDVLILPTGSYGRVFSEQGLEQLKSWIQAGGKLIAMENAAGFFAGKKDFNLRLKEEAEADKDKEKDEAKKDPYSNLRAYGDRERAALAGDVQGSVFRVNLDNTHPLAFGYGNTYFALIRSSSTYSFLEDGWNVGVLKKDNYTTGFVGAKVKNKLQDALILGTQEMGRGQIVYMADNPLFRGFWHSGKLLFGNAVFMVGQ; encoded by the coding sequence ATGATATTTAACCTAAAGCGCTTCTTCGCTTTTGCTTTGGTGTTGCTTAGCATGCAGGCAGCTTTCGCCCAGCAGGCACTTCAGACGCCAGAGCAGTTTTTGGGCTACCAGCTCGGAACGCAATTTACAACCCACGCCCGCATAGTAGATTATGTAAACTACCTGGCTGCACAAGCACCAAACCGGATCAAGGTGCAGGAATATGGCAAAACCTACGAAGGGCGGCCTTTATTGCTCGCTTATGTTGCCAATGAAGAGAACCTGCAACGACTTGAACAGGTTAGGGAAAACAACCTGCGCCAGGCAGGGGTGCTGAACGGGCAGATGCAGGGAAACCAGCCTGCTATTGTATGGCTTAGCTACAATGTGCACGGCAACGAATCGGTGAGTTCGGAGGCGGTGCTGCAGGTGCTGTATGATCTTGTAAACCCGGCTAATACTCAAACAAAAGCCTGGTTACAGAATAGTGTGGTGCTGCTAGACCCTTGCGTAAACCCCGATGGCCGCGAACGTTATGTGCAGTGGTATAAGCAAACTCAGAGTGTAAACGGGAATGCCTCCCCTTTTGCCTGGGAACATTATGAGCCGTGGCCGGGAGGCAGGCCCAACCATTATTACTTCGACCTGAACCGCGACTGGGCCTGGCAAACACAGATCGAATCGAAGCAACGCCTGGCGGTTTATAACAGCTGGTTACCTCAGGTGCATGCCGATTTTCATGAAATGGGGGCCGAATCGCCATACTATTTCTCACCGGCTGCTAAACCTTTTCACGAAAGCATAACACCCTGGCAGCGTCAGTTCCAGAACACCATTGGCGATTATAACCGCCAGTACTTCGATAAAAATAACTGGCTATACTTTACTCGCGAAAACTTCGACCTGCTTTACCCAAGCTACGGCGATACCTGGCCCACTTTTAACGGAGCCATCGGCATGACCTATGAGCAGGGTGGTTCTGGCAGGGCAGGTCTGGCTTATAAAAAGCTGGATGGCGATACGCTTACTTTAAAAGACCGTATTGCACACCACCATGCAGCCAGCCTCGCCACCCTGCAGGCTACCTCTGAGAAAGCCGATCAGCTAAAGCAGGAGTTTAAGAAATACCACGATAACAATGCGAAGAATCCAGGCGGAAGCTACAAAACCTTTGTGGTGAAGAATAATGGTGGCAATGCAGGTAATCTGCAGGCATTAACCGATTACCTCGACCGTCAGCAGATCCGCTATGGCTACGCAAACAGGAACTTAACCTCCAGAGGATTTAACTATAGCACAGGCAAGGAAGAAAGTGTGAAAGTAAGCCAGAACGATCTGGTGATCAGTATGTATCAGCCTAAATCGACATTGGTGAAAGTGCTGTTCGAGCCCTCAACCAATCTTGAAGATTCGCTCACGTATGACATTACTTCCTGGGCTTTGCCTTATGCCTTCGGACTAGAGGCTGCTGCTTTAAAAACGAGAATTGAGCCGGGTACAGGTAAACCGGCTGCACCATCTGCAGCCGTTGCTGTAGAACGCCCCTATGCTTACCTGGCCCGCTGGAACAACCTGCAGGACCTGAAGTTCTTAACCCAACTGATGCAGCAGAAGGTGAAAATCAGGGTAGCCGAAAAAGCATTTGAGACGGAAGGGCAGCAGTATGGTGCTGGTACCTTAATTATAACCCGCACGGGCAATGAAAGCCTGCAGGAAGATTTCGACAAAATTGTGCGTGCCACAGCCCAAAGCAACGGTATAAGTTTAGCGGCCACTACCACAGGCTTTGTAACCAACGGTGCTGATTTCGGTTCTGGTAGTGTCCGTTTCCTGAAGATGCCGAAAGTAGCAGTAATGTCAGGTGAAGGAGTGTCTCCTTATGGTTTCGGGGAGGTGTGGCATTATTTTGAGCAGCAGATTAACTATCCTGTTACGGTGCTGGGTACTTCATACTTTAACTCGGTGCCTTTACACGAGTTTGATGTACTTATTCTGCCAACTGGTTCTTATGGCAGAGTTTTCAGCGAGCAGGGGCTGGAGCAGCTAAAAAGCTGGATCCAGGCCGGTGGTAAACTTATAGCGATGGAAAATGCAGCCGGCTTCTTCGCCGGCAAAAAAGATTTCAACCTGAGGCTAAAAGAAGAGGCTGAAGCTGACAAAGACAAAGAGAAGGACGAAGCTAAGAAGGACCCTTACAGCAACCTGCGCGCCTATGGCGATCGCGAACGTGCCGCCTTAGCCGGAGATGTGCAGGGCAGCGTATTCCGTGTAAATTTAGATAATACACATCCGCTGGCTTTTGGCTACGGCAATACGTATTTCGCACTTATCCGAAGCTCCAGTACCTACTCTTTCCTTGAGGATGGCTGGAATGTAGGCGTGCTTAAAAAGGATAACTATACCACGGGCTTTGTAGGAGCAAAAGTGAAAAACAAGTTGCAGGATGCCCTTATTCTGGGAACGCAGGAAATGGGCCGCGGGCAAATTGTTTATATGGCGGATAATCCCTTGTTCAGAGGTTTCTGGCACAGCGGCAAACTTTTGTTTGGTAACGCTGTTTTTATGGTAGGTCAATAA
- a CDS encoding DinB family protein: protein MNEIKSFPAPTEYADFYKGYVAAAANAGELLAGLEASKEYIAGMVQGLSEEQLNFRYQPEKWSVKEVLVHMIDTERIFAYRALRFARQDKTELAGFDQDNYVVPSKAKDRAVSSILAEYAAVRQATIELFKSFDEEMLLQEGIANKNPVTVRAIGYIILGHEMHHLNILQQRYLAV, encoded by the coding sequence ATGAACGAGATAAAAAGTTTTCCTGCTCCAACGGAGTATGCCGATTTTTATAAAGGATATGTGGCGGCGGCGGCCAATGCAGGAGAATTGTTAGCAGGCCTGGAAGCAAGCAAAGAATATATTGCCGGCATGGTGCAGGGGCTAAGCGAAGAACAGCTGAACTTCCGTTACCAGCCTGAGAAATGGTCGGTAAAGGAGGTGCTGGTGCATATGATTGATACTGAGCGTATTTTCGCCTACCGGGCCCTACGCTTTGCCCGGCAGGATAAAACCGAACTGGCTGGGTTCGATCAGGATAATTATGTAGTGCCCTCCAAAGCAAAAGACAGGGCGGTTTCTTCTATTCTGGCGGAGTATGCTGCTGTTCGGCAGGCAACCATAGAATTGTTTAAAAGCTTCGACGAAGAGATGCTGCTACAGGAAGGCATCGCCAACAAAAATCCTGTAACTGTCAGAGCAATCGGCTACATTATCCTGGGCCACGAAATGCACCACCTCAATATCCTGCAGCAGCGTTACCTGGCAGTATAA
- a CDS encoding Dabb family protein: MKKLSRRLFLGNSALLSVAGLLGLAPVAKAATQKPKGNFVHHVYFWLKNPESAADKAKLIEGLTNLKKGVKEIKLARIGVPATTNRDVIERGYAVSWLLFFDNLEEEEIYQKHPVHLKFVENYAHLWSKVIVYDSVDV, encoded by the coding sequence ATGAAAAAGCTATCCAGGAGATTGTTTTTAGGTAACTCTGCTCTTTTGTCTGTAGCCGGATTACTAGGTTTAGCACCCGTGGCGAAAGCTGCAACCCAGAAACCTAAAGGAAATTTTGTCCACCACGTCTACTTCTGGCTAAAGAACCCCGAATCTGCAGCAGATAAAGCAAAGCTGATTGAAGGCCTTACCAATCTTAAAAAAGGGGTGAAAGAAATTAAACTGGCCAGAATAGGAGTTCCGGCTACGACCAACCGCGATGTGATTGAGCGGGGCTATGCTGTCTCGTGGCTTTTGTTTTTTGATAACCTGGAAGAAGAGGAAATTTATCAGAAGCACCCGGTGCACCTCAAGTTTGTTGAAAACTATGCTCATCTCTGGTCTAAGGTAATTGTATACGACTCGGTAGATGTTTAA
- a CDS encoding DASS family sodium-coupled anion symporter, producing MKLSRRNTGLLLAPLLALAVWWLAAGLEPQARKVASIMMFCLVFWMTETIPLSMTAFLGVLAAVILGIADINTAFQNLGHPIILLFIGSFLLARSMTRHGLDKRVALFILSRSFFQKSLFRLFLGFSMVSFVLSMWVSNSVTVAMLLPLTVGVVKLISQDDVSQSPAPYFLLGIAYSASIGGISTIVGSPPNLIGVNYLATEGVVIDFLQWLLLAFPIALSMYGVLLLYVRFFLKKSSYSAAVVQAYVQEQTVQQPRISRGEQVTLSVFVLAVVLWLAPGVLNLLGMQEAYSFMNTYFAESTVALLAALLLFLIPPGKENDGQGTLVAGDLLRIDWDTILLFGGGMALGQLVVSSGLADTIGERITTFVDPKQQLLLIFILVAGVLMLTEVSSNTAIAITFVPIIVGVLDRLQLPVLYPVLGVVLACSFAFMLPVATPPNAIVYGSKQVPVGFMARFGLFLNVAGAVLITLWILLYMSLEA from the coding sequence ATGAAGCTTTCCCGACGGAACACAGGGTTGCTTTTGGCCCCACTGCTGGCACTGGCGGTGTGGTGGCTGGCAGCAGGCTTAGAACCACAGGCGCGAAAAGTAGCCTCTATTATGATGTTCTGCCTCGTTTTCTGGATGACAGAAACTATTCCGCTTTCTATGACTGCCTTCTTAGGTGTACTGGCAGCCGTCATTCTGGGAATAGCCGATATTAACACCGCTTTCCAGAACCTGGGGCACCCGATTATCCTGCTCTTTATCGGCAGCTTCTTGCTTGCCCGCTCCATGACACGCCATGGCCTGGACAAAAGAGTAGCATTGTTTATCCTGTCGCGGTCTTTCTTCCAGAAAAGCCTGTTCCGGCTTTTTTTAGGCTTTTCGATGGTGTCTTTTGTGCTGTCGATGTGGGTAAGTAACTCTGTTACGGTGGCCATGCTGCTGCCGCTCACCGTAGGCGTTGTAAAACTCATCAGCCAGGATGATGTGTCACAGAGCCCGGCACCATACTTCTTGTTAGGCATAGCCTATAGTGCATCCATAGGTGGTATTAGCACCATTGTCGGTTCTCCGCCCAACCTGATCGGGGTAAATTACCTGGCTACGGAAGGAGTTGTAATTGATTTTCTGCAGTGGCTGTTGCTGGCTTTCCCGATTGCCCTGAGTATGTATGGTGTGCTGCTGCTTTATGTAAGATTCTTCCTGAAGAAAAGCAGTTATAGTGCCGCCGTGGTGCAAGCCTATGTGCAGGAACAAACTGTACAGCAGCCCCGGATTTCGAGGGGAGAACAGGTAACCCTAAGTGTTTTTGTGTTGGCTGTGGTGCTGTGGCTGGCTCCGGGAGTGCTGAATTTGTTGGGGATGCAGGAGGCTTACAGTTTCATGAATACCTATTTTGCCGAAAGCACGGTAGCTTTACTGGCAGCCTTGTTGCTGTTCCTGATTCCGCCGGGCAAGGAAAATGACGGACAAGGTACCCTGGTCGCAGGCGATCTTCTGCGCATCGACTGGGATACTATTCTGCTTTTCGGTGGCGGAATGGCACTAGGGCAGCTAGTGGTATCTTCGGGATTGGCAGATACTATAGGAGAGCGTATTACTACGTTTGTAGATCCGAAGCAGCAGCTTCTGCTGATATTTATACTGGTGGCCGGGGTGCTGATGCTGACAGAGGTAAGTTCTAACACCGCCATTGCCATTACCTTTGTACCGATAATTGTAGGAGTACTCGATAGGTTGCAGTTGCCTGTGCTGTACCCTGTTTTGGGGGTGGTGCTGGCTTGTAGCTTTGCCTTTATGCTGCCTGTTGCTACACCGCCGAATGCCATTGTGTACGGTAGCAAACAAGTGCCGGTGGGCTTTATGGCCAGGTTCGGCTTGTTTCTGAACGTGGCTGGAGCAGTACTCATCACGCTCTGGATTTTGCTTTACATGAGCCTGGAAGCTTAA
- a CDS encoding OmpA family protein gives MRKFALTSVLLLIWQWAVAQHDVYKWQFSGYTGAANYFNPDNSSGNYLEISDNLLYRLEISRHLGNSFGVSLGSSFGHVRGFEPQDELFSTAVQMASVRGYFYTDNGWLFNSSAWLSPYLFAGYGLSRLAVADGDITAATVHTPAIPFGAGLKLRLSERWQLALQAEVVYLQSEHLEEVARVQNDYNSSFFHTGLTIGYSFGFRKSTFNAPQFYADNVALLQSVGNYEQPQQNVLEAVLRLAPKQVELKNTADSANLPQLAEKEKQIAQPKDTVLQQSINVNIDSTTATDSDTVYAVPVRQQRPARRAVKAASGTTTDSVMIRQPAAARQRQPVPVGNEAVRVPENERQMQVYKELPAERPVVVVEPNSINAAQARKQRERLAAIHEQNRQLLISIDSLEKSHNSDTAADTRTTPDRDMVLYLQQQTAVQDSMLLLLQQYERELAELKNSKAASVREPAAGYTTAVFFPINSHHIPAGSLNELNKALDVLRANPDVVVRLTGYADQSGNAAYNMALSKKRVEALTNFLKMQGVPSNRIQTDYVGDTKSTVKLNPLDRRVEIRIAE, from the coding sequence ATGAGAAAGTTTGCTTTAACAAGCGTGTTGTTGCTTATATGGCAGTGGGCAGTGGCGCAGCATGATGTCTATAAGTGGCAGTTCAGTGGCTATACCGGTGCAGCTAATTATTTTAATCCGGATAACAGTTCCGGTAATTATTTAGAAATAAGTGATAACCTGCTTTACCGCCTCGAAATCTCGCGCCACCTCGGCAACAGCTTTGGAGTATCGCTGGGTTCTTCCTTTGGCCATGTAAGAGGATTCGAACCACAAGACGAGTTGTTCTCAACTGCTGTGCAGATGGCTTCGGTGCGGGGCTACTTTTATACCGATAATGGCTGGTTATTCAACTCTTCCGCATGGCTTTCACCTTATTTGTTTGCAGGGTATGGGTTAAGCAGGTTGGCAGTTGCCGACGGAGACATAACAGCTGCAACAGTTCACACTCCGGCAATCCCTTTTGGAGCAGGTTTAAAGCTGCGGCTATCGGAGAGATGGCAGCTGGCTTTACAGGCTGAAGTGGTTTACCTGCAAAGTGAACACCTGGAGGAAGTAGCGCGGGTGCAGAACGATTACAATAGCTCCTTTTTTCATACAGGCCTTACCATTGGCTATAGTTTTGGGTTCAGAAAATCTACTTTCAATGCTCCACAATTTTATGCTGATAATGTAGCCTTGTTGCAATCGGTAGGTAATTATGAGCAGCCTCAGCAGAACGTGCTGGAAGCTGTGCTCCGGCTGGCACCGAAACAGGTGGAACTGAAAAATACAGCAGATTCTGCAAACCTGCCACAGCTGGCTGAAAAAGAAAAACAGATAGCCCAACCCAAAGATACTGTTCTGCAGCAAAGTATAAACGTGAACATAGATAGCACTACTGCAACTGATTCGGATACAGTTTATGCTGTACCTGTTCGGCAGCAGCGGCCTGCCCGCCGTGCAGTTAAGGCAGCTTCCGGTACTACAACAGATTCGGTTATGATACGGCAACCTGCTGCGGCCAGGCAGCGGCAGCCGGTACCTGTCGGAAACGAAGCTGTTCGGGTTCCTGAAAATGAGCGGCAGATGCAAGTATACAAGGAGTTGCCTGCAGAAAGGCCAGTGGTTGTGGTAGAGCCAAACAGCATAAATGCAGCGCAGGCGAGAAAGCAAAGAGAAAGGCTTGCAGCTATACATGAGCAGAACCGACAACTTCTGATAAGTATAGATTCGCTCGAGAAAAGCCACAATTCAGATACAGCTGCTGATACAAGAACAACACCTGACAGGGATATGGTACTTTATCTGCAACAGCAAACAGCTGTTCAGGACAGTATGCTGCTGTTGCTCCAGCAATATGAAAGAGAACTGGCCGAATTAAAGAACAGCAAGGCAGCCTCTGTTCGGGAACCTGCTGCCGGTTATACGACTGCTGTGTTTTTCCCGATTAATTCGCATCATATTCCTGCCGGTAGTTTAAACGAGCTGAACAAGGCACTCGATGTGTTAAGGGCAAACCCGGATGTAGTGGTAAGGCTGACAGGCTATGCCGATCAGTCCGGAAATGCAGCATATAATATGGCCCTGAGCAAAAAGAGAGTGGAAGCATTAACCAATTTCCTGAAAATGCAGGGAGTTCCGAGTAATCGCATCCAGACAGATTACGTAGGAGATACAAAATCTACCGTAAAATTGAATCCTTTGGATAGAAGAGTAGAGATACGAATTGCAGAGTAA
- a CDS encoding MAC/perforin domain-containing protein — protein MKLRLIVFFIFGIFTSCDNENIEQDVQPVTFRTDNIITVTNLNPKTPKSPSARSPYNLLGYGYDVTGQFGDSSAARHQVIDVVKFKEIEPTSVVIGRTNTSWFRSFESENCEAFSKLMSTRTAATEGSKLFKGAITSFFPDQDAFSAKYIYSTYIFTTHRKIVKMATAPQFYHKYFTEAFRSDIQSKSPQDIVAKYGTHILTDILLGSKLVVMYQAETDNSDRKKAARLGLTAAMNNVFNLFTGDIDNKDATSATGNFSQKISFKSYGGDLRQISQSTYSGKNHPTVNISGWSQSLTTADEELVDFNSSSRDALLPLYEVIEDPIKKEEVKNYIQAYLEGEQVKIQ, from the coding sequence ATGAAATTAAGGCTTATCGTATTTTTTATATTTGGAATATTTACCTCTTGTGATAATGAAAATATTGAACAAGATGTACAACCGGTTACTTTCCGTACCGACAATATCATTACGGTTACGAATCTTAATCCTAAAACACCTAAATCACCCTCAGCGAGAAGCCCCTACAATTTACTCGGATACGGCTATGATGTTACAGGCCAATTTGGAGATTCAAGTGCCGCAAGGCATCAGGTAATTGATGTTGTTAAGTTCAAAGAAATCGAACCAACTAGTGTTGTAATCGGCCGAACCAACACTAGTTGGTTTAGGTCATTTGAATCAGAAAACTGTGAGGCTTTTTCTAAACTCATGTCAACAAGAACAGCAGCAACAGAGGGGTCAAAACTATTTAAAGGTGCTATAACTTCCTTTTTCCCTGATCAGGATGCATTTTCAGCTAAATATATATACTCAACCTACATTTTCACAACACATCGGAAGATTGTCAAAATGGCCACTGCTCCACAGTTTTATCATAAGTATTTCACTGAGGCTTTCAGATCGGATATCCAAAGCAAATCTCCTCAAGATATAGTGGCTAAATACGGTACACATATACTTACGGACATCCTTTTAGGATCGAAGCTTGTTGTAATGTATCAGGCCGAAACAGATAACTCAGATAGAAAAAAGGCAGCGCGATTAGGCTTAACTGCGGCTATGAACAATGTGTTTAATTTATTCACGGGAGATATAGATAACAAAGATGCGACATCTGCAACTGGCAATTTTTCGCAAAAGATAAGCTTTAAATCCTATGGCGGAGATCTACGCCAAATATCCCAAAGTACTTATTCAGGGAAAAATCATCCTACAGTTAACATTTCAGGCTGGTCCCAAAGTTTGACAACTGCTGATGAAGAATTGGTAGATTTCAATTCTTCTTCTAGAGATGCTTTACTGCCTTTGTATGAAGTTATCGAAGATCCAATAAAGAAAGAAGAAGTAAAAAATTATATTCAAGCTTATTTAGAAGGCGAACAGGTTAAAATTCAATAA
- a CDS encoding glucosidase: MVDFGAKQDNSLKPDDKKNFKKWGPYLTERQWGTVREDYSFDGDAWNCITHDKARSIAYRWGEEGIAGFCDDRQILCLAPAFWNGKDPILKERLFGLANEQGNHGEDVKEIYFHLDSSPTHSYTKYLYKYPQTAFPYNELIEKNRRGRDMPEYELLDTAAFTEKRYFDCYIEYAKADVDDILMKITVYNRGPEAAAIHVLPHLWFRNYWKHNPRFSSKRPQIASVADNCIKTSSSRSGEYYLYHEAGEQLFCENETNNQFIYHTQNDYPYVKDGINDYVLMGQPTVNPEKVGTKSAIWFKKEIAAGGSHVFRVRLSREPLKNAWADFDTIFAHRQSETDDYYGDLTPKTLSQEHKKLLRKAFGGLLWTKQFYYMDVYKWLNGEPGHTPADRIKKRNVDWQHLTNRHIISMPDKWEYPWYAAWDLAFHATSFVHVDPEFAKEQLQLMLKEYYMHPNGQIPAYEWNFSDVNPPVHAWAVWEVYEKDKIKTGKADYDFLERAFQKLLMNFTWWVNRKDENGNYLFEGGFLGLDNIGVFDRSKMPAGIKNMQQADSTSWMAMFSLNMLRISLELAGENPAYEESAAKFFRHFLNIAWAMHHIGDRNISLWDDEDDFFYDVVQFENGGSQRLKIRSLVGIIPLFAVEMISKTIFDYSYEFKVRAINIMRTRPDLASLISRFEKKNDNGDFMLSIMRGYRLEHLLKRLLDESEFLSDFGIRSLSKYHLEHPFEFDHHGKHVIQYEPGESSSYMFGGNSNWRGPIWFPLNYLIIQSLRKYYSYYGPSYVYEFPTGSGNKLNLKQIANELTIRLLRIFEKDETGKYRYHSDHAAFADDEHFAEHHLFYEFFNGDTGQGLGASHQTGWTALVANLLLEMDEDEYKSVFKANQQQVEVTL; encoded by the coding sequence ATGGTTGATTTTGGTGCAAAGCAGGATAATTCTTTGAAGCCTGACGATAAGAAGAATTTTAAGAAATGGGGGCCTTATTTAACAGAGAGGCAGTGGGGTACCGTGCGGGAAGACTATAGTTTTGACGGAGATGCCTGGAATTGCATTACCCACGACAAAGCCCGCAGTATTGCATACCGTTGGGGAGAAGAAGGTATAGCAGGATTCTGCGACGACCGCCAGATTCTTTGCCTGGCTCCTGCTTTCTGGAACGGCAAAGATCCTATATTAAAAGAAAGACTTTTTGGCTTAGCCAATGAGCAGGGAAACCACGGGGAAGATGTGAAGGAAATATACTTTCACCTCGATTCTTCGCCAACGCATTCTTATACAAAATACCTCTACAAATATCCTCAGACTGCTTTTCCTTACAATGAATTAATCGAAAAGAACAGGAGAGGGCGCGATATGCCTGAGTACGAGTTACTTGATACGGCTGCTTTTACAGAGAAGCGTTATTTCGATTGTTATATCGAGTATGCCAAGGCAGATGTAGACGATATCTTAATGAAGATAACTGTTTACAATCGTGGGCCGGAAGCTGCTGCCATACATGTTCTGCCGCACCTGTGGTTCCGCAACTATTGGAAGCACAACCCACGGTTCAGCAGTAAAAGGCCACAGATCGCCTCGGTAGCGGATAATTGTATTAAAACTTCTTCCAGCAGAAGCGGGGAGTATTATTTATACCACGAAGCAGGGGAGCAGTTGTTTTGTGAGAACGAAACAAATAACCAGTTCATCTACCATACACAGAACGACTATCCTTATGTGAAGGATGGGATCAACGACTATGTGCTTATGGGGCAGCCTACTGTTAACCCGGAGAAGGTAGGTACAAAATCGGCTATCTGGTTTAAAAAAGAAATTGCTGCCGGTGGCTCTCATGTCTTTCGGGTGCGCCTGAGCAGAGAACCTTTAAAGAATGCCTGGGCAGATTTTGATACCATTTTTGCCCATCGTCAATCGGAAACGGACGATTACTATGGCGATCTAACGCCTAAAACGCTTAGCCAGGAGCATAAAAAGCTGCTCCGGAAAGCTTTCGGAGGACTGCTCTGGACAAAGCAGTTCTATTATATGGATGTATACAAATGGCTGAACGGAGAGCCCGGCCATACACCTGCCGATCGTATAAAGAAACGCAACGTAGACTGGCAGCACCTGACAAACCGCCACATCATTTCCATGCCAGACAAGTGGGAGTATCCTTGGTATGCTGCCTGGGACTTGGCGTTTCATGCTACTTCTTTTGTGCATGTTGATCCTGAGTTTGCCAAAGAGCAATTGCAACTCATGCTAAAAGAGTACTATATGCACCCCAATGGCCAGATTCCGGCTTACGAGTGGAATTTCAGCGATGTGAACCCTCCGGTACACGCCTGGGCCGTGTGGGAGGTATATGAAAAAGATAAAATTAAAACGGGTAAGGCAGATTATGATTTCCTGGAGCGCGCTTTCCAGAAGTTGTTAATGAATTTTACCTGGTGGGTGAACCGGAAAGACGAAAACGGGAACTATCTGTTCGAAGGAGGCTTCCTGGGGTTGGATAACATTGGAGTATTCGACAGAAGCAAAATGCCGGCAGGTATTAAAAACATGCAGCAGGCCGATTCTACCAGTTGGATGGCTATGTTTTCTCTGAATATGTTGCGCATATCGCTGGAACTGGCCGGTGAAAACCCTGCTTATGAAGAATCTGCCGCTAAGTTTTTCCGCCATTTTCTAAACATTGCCTGGGCTATGCACCATATCGGGGATAGAAATATATCGCTCTGGGATGACGAAGACGATTTCTTTTATGATGTTGTGCAGTTTGAAAACGGTGGTAGCCAGCGTCTGAAAATACGCTCTCTGGTAGGTATTATACCTTTGTTTGCGGTGGAGATGATCAGCAAAACCATTTTTGATTATTCGTATGAGTTTAAGGTAAGGGCCATCAATATCATGAGAACACGCCCTGACCTGGCGTCGTTGATTTCTCGCTTCGAAAAGAAAAATGACAACGGAGACTTTATGCTGTCCATTATGCGGGGTTACCGACTGGAGCACCTGCTCAAAAGGCTGCTCGACGAATCAGAGTTTTTATCTGATTTTGGTATTCGCTCTTTGTCTAAGTATCATCTGGAGCATCCTTTCGAGTTTGATCATCATGGCAAGCATGTCATTCAGTATGAGCCTGGCGAAAGCTCTTCGTATATGTTTGGAGGTAACTCTAACTGGAGGGGCCCGATCTGGTTCCCTCTGAATTATTTAATTATTCAGTCGCTCAGGAAGTACTATAGCTACTATGGCCCAAGCTACGTGTACGAATTCCCGACAGGCTCCGGCAATAAGCTGAACCTGAAACAAATTGCAAACGAATTAACTATCAGGTTGCTCCGTATCTTCGAAAAAGATGAAACAGGAAAGTATCGTTACCATTCAGATCATGCAGCTTTTGCAGATGATGAGCATTTTGCGGAGCATCACCTGTTTTACGAGTTCTTTAACGGGGACACCGGGCAAGGCCTGGGGGCTTCTCACCAGACGGGATGGACAGCCTTAGTAGCTAATTTGCTGCTCGAAATGGATGAAGACGAATACAAGAGTGTATTTAAAGCCAACCAACAGCAAGTAGAAGTAACGCTGTAA